From the genome of Variovorax sp. RA8, one region includes:
- a CDS encoding ATP-binding protein, with protein MLIATAAIVPLAVVYGLALDALLKAQRGQTQASTVGVARAIATAVDSELRMTVAALEALALTEPLGTTTPEGLVEAYQLVTAVRASHPEWRDLLLAAPDGRILFSTERSHVAPGASVVDQASLQEVVSEKRPVIGAMTRGPRGQLAFPVRVPVLRKGELRHVLTAVVDPGAVTAVLHRQRVPEGWMVSVFDSRQARVARNIGDDRLRGTAPSDTLLRLLASIGPQREGVGSTINVEGVRARTAIARMDAAPWMVVLGAAVATSESASRRLFMAYGGGLLISLCFGGLAAWWISRGVTRPMDLLRAQADAVGRGETLPAQKSGVAEVDAVASALATASEQRRRGEAERQHLLEGERLARANAQAAELRLARLADASTALSQSLEEESTLAAIARVIVPAIADLCRIDLLDENGMLERKLTHHFDAARSAFVAQMVSTRTAPQVPGSFPWAISTGKMFLLNLDDAEAVEKLDPQLKEFTRIVGITAGCVVPLVARGRTIGVMAVLQAESQRRFSAEDGSLIGELAQRVALALDNVRLLQQARSAQHQAEQANRSKDEFLAMLGHELRNPLAPMGLALQLMARRDPQAFPRERQIIERQVRHLSRMVDDLLDVSRIVAGKITLKTESVDMRDVVARALELTLPALQERDRMPEAQMPSAPVLVRGDPLRLAQIVGNLLTNAAKFTDPKGSIRILLASDTAASSPQAVLRVVDDGIGITPDLLPRVFERFVQGEQALHRAAGGLGLGLPIAQSLARLHGGEITVESRGAGQGTTFEVRLPLQAEPDEASQTGTPAAAAPPALSLLVVDDNKDAAEALASWLELEGHETHLAFSAEEALELLSRQPCDGAVIDIGLPGMNGYDLAARLRAETATRSMALVALTGYGREADRQRALQAGFDDHFAKPAQAEILLARLAQIYMQGRVSAAPKID; from the coding sequence TTGCTGATCGCAACGGCCGCGATCGTCCCCCTGGCCGTGGTCTACGGCCTCGCACTCGACGCGTTGTTGAAGGCCCAGCGCGGCCAGACCCAGGCTTCCACGGTCGGCGTGGCAAGAGCCATTGCCACCGCCGTCGACAGCGAACTTCGCATGACCGTCGCCGCGCTGGAAGCACTGGCGCTGACCGAGCCGCTGGGCACGACCACGCCGGAGGGCCTGGTCGAGGCCTACCAGCTCGTGACGGCAGTGCGGGCATCTCATCCGGAATGGCGCGACCTTCTGCTGGCCGCGCCGGACGGTCGCATTCTCTTCAGTACCGAGCGCAGCCACGTGGCGCCCGGCGCGAGCGTCGTTGACCAGGCAAGCCTGCAGGAAGTCGTGAGCGAGAAGCGGCCTGTCATCGGTGCGATGACGCGCGGGCCCCGCGGCCAGCTCGCGTTTCCTGTGCGCGTCCCGGTCCTGCGCAAAGGGGAACTTCGCCACGTCCTCACGGCCGTCGTCGACCCCGGGGCGGTCACCGCGGTCCTGCACCGCCAGCGCGTCCCGGAAGGATGGATGGTGTCGGTGTTCGACTCGAGGCAAGCGCGCGTGGCGCGCAACATCGGCGACGATCGACTGCGCGGAACGGCACCCAGCGACACATTGCTCAGGCTGCTTGCCTCGATCGGGCCCCAACGCGAAGGGGTGGGCTCCACCATCAACGTCGAAGGCGTACGGGCAAGGACAGCGATCGCGCGGATGGATGCAGCCCCCTGGATGGTGGTGCTCGGCGCGGCAGTGGCCACGTCTGAAAGTGCGTCGCGCCGGCTGTTCATGGCGTATGGCGGAGGCCTGCTCATCTCCCTCTGCTTCGGCGGCCTGGCTGCCTGGTGGATCTCGCGCGGCGTGACGCGGCCAATGGACCTTCTTCGAGCACAGGCAGATGCCGTGGGACGCGGCGAAACGCTGCCGGCGCAGAAGTCGGGTGTCGCGGAAGTGGACGCGGTCGCCTCGGCATTGGCCACGGCTTCCGAGCAACGGCGCCGCGGCGAAGCCGAACGGCAGCACCTGCTGGAGGGCGAGCGGCTGGCGCGCGCCAACGCGCAAGCGGCAGAGCTGCGGCTGGCTCGCCTCGCGGACGCCAGCACAGCGCTTTCGCAGTCGCTGGAAGAAGAGTCGACACTCGCGGCAATCGCGCGAGTGATCGTGCCGGCGATCGCCGACCTCTGCCGCATCGATCTGCTCGATGAAAACGGCATGCTGGAGCGCAAGCTCACGCACCATTTCGACGCGGCGCGCAGTGCCTTCGTTGCACAGATGGTCAGCACGCGCACGGCCCCGCAGGTCCCGGGCTCGTTCCCGTGGGCCATTTCCACCGGCAAGATGTTCCTGCTCAACCTGGACGACGCCGAGGCCGTCGAAAAGCTGGACCCCCAGCTCAAGGAGTTCACCCGGATCGTCGGCATCACGGCGGGCTGTGTCGTGCCGCTGGTCGCGCGCGGCCGAACGATCGGCGTCATGGCCGTATTGCAGGCCGAATCGCAGAGGCGTTTCAGCGCTGAAGATGGATCGCTGATCGGGGAGCTGGCGCAACGCGTCGCACTGGCGCTGGACAATGTCCGGCTGCTCCAGCAGGCGCGCAGCGCTCAACACCAAGCCGAGCAGGCCAACCGGTCGAAAGACGAGTTTCTTGCGATGCTGGGACACGAGCTGCGCAATCCGCTTGCGCCCATGGGGCTGGCCTTGCAACTCATGGCACGCCGCGATCCCCAGGCCTTTCCGCGCGAGCGCCAGATCATCGAAAGACAGGTTCGACACCTGTCCCGCATGGTCGATGACCTGCTGGACGTGTCGCGCATCGTCGCCGGCAAGATCACCTTGAAGACCGAGTCGGTGGACATGCGCGATGTCGTCGCGCGGGCTCTGGAACTCACGCTCCCGGCGCTGCAGGAGCGCGATCGGATGCCGGAGGCCCAGATGCCATCGGCGCCGGTCCTGGTGCGGGGCGACCCGCTGCGCCTGGCCCAGATCGTCGGCAACCTCCTGACGAACGCGGCCAAGTTCACCGATCCCAAGGGCTCCATCCGGATCCTGCTTGCCAGCGACACTGCGGCCTCTTCTCCGCAAGCGGTGCTGCGCGTCGTGGACGATGGCATCGGCATCACCCCCGACCTGTTGCCGCGCGTGTTCGAGCGATTTGTGCAGGGCGAGCAAGCGCTGCATCGGGCCGCCGGCGGACTGGGCCTCGGCCTGCCCATCGCGCAGAGCCTGGCGCGCCTGCACGGCGGCGAGATCACGGTTGAGAGCCGGGGCGCGGGACAGGGCACCACTTTCGAAGTGCGTCTGCCCCTGCAGGCGGAGCCGGACGAGGCAAGCCAGACCGGCACGCCTGCGGCGGCAGCGCCGCCGGCGCTGTCGCTGCTGGTGGTCGACGACAACAAGGATGCGGCCGAAGCGCTCGCCAGTTGGCTCGAGCTCGAAGGGCACGAAACGCATCTGGCATTCTCGGCCGAAGAGGCGCTGGAACTGCTGAGCCGGCAGCCCTGTGACGGCGCCGTCATCGACATCGGCCTTCCTGGCATGAATGGCTATGACCTGGCCGCCCGCTTGCGTGCCGAAACTGCAACGCGGTCGATGGCACTTGTCGCATTGACCGGTTATGGACGGGAGGCCGATCGCCAGCGGGCGCTGCAGGCCGGCTTCGACGACCACTTCGCCAAACCGGCCCAGGCGGAGATCCTGTTGGCGCGGCTTGCCCAGATCTACATGCAAGGTCGAGTGTCGGCAGCGCCCAAGATAGACTGA
- a CDS encoding SDR family oxidoreductase: protein MAYSIDLSGRVAFVTGASSGLGAQFAKALARAGAAVVLASRHTDRLKELRARIEGEGGDAHVVELDATDMGSIKAAVARAETEVGPIDILVNNSGVSTTQRLEEVKPQDYDFIFDANVKGAFFIAQEVGKRMLARARGAAPGTYIGGRIVNIASVGALKVIPKIGVYCMSKAAVVQMTKAMALEWGRFGINVNALCPGYITTDNNEDHWASDDGQKLVGGLPRKRLGKPEDLDGLIVLLASGQSHFVNGAVIAADDGYAL from the coding sequence ATGGCTTACAGCATCGATCTTTCGGGCCGCGTGGCCTTTGTCACCGGCGCGTCGAGCGGGCTTGGCGCGCAGTTCGCCAAGGCCCTGGCCCGCGCCGGCGCCGCGGTGGTGCTGGCCAGCCGCCATACCGACCGCCTCAAGGAGCTGCGCGCACGCATCGAGGGCGAGGGCGGCGATGCCCACGTGGTGGAGCTCGATGCGACCGACATGGGCAGCATCAAGGCCGCGGTGGCACGGGCCGAGACCGAGGTCGGGCCCATCGACATCCTGGTCAACAACTCGGGCGTGAGCACCACCCAGCGGCTGGAGGAAGTGAAGCCGCAGGACTACGACTTCATCTTCGATGCCAACGTGAAAGGTGCCTTCTTCATCGCGCAGGAGGTGGGCAAGCGCATGCTGGCGCGGGCCCGCGGCGCGGCGCCCGGCACTTACATCGGCGGGCGCATCGTCAACATCGCCTCGGTGGGCGCGCTGAAGGTGATCCCCAAGATCGGCGTCTATTGCATGAGCAAGGCCGCCGTGGTGCAGATGACCAAGGCGATGGCCCTCGAATGGGGTCGCTTCGGCATCAACGTCAACGCACTGTGCCCCGGGTACATCACGACCGACAACAACGAGGACCACTGGGCCTCCGACGACGGCCAGAAGCTGGTCGGCGGCCTGCCGCGCAAACGCCTGGGCAAGCCCGAGGACCTCGACGGGCTGATCGTGTTGCTGGCCAGCGGCCAGAGCCACTTCGTCAATGGCGCCGTGATCGCGGCGGACGACGGATACGCGCTCTGA
- a CDS encoding electron transfer flavoprotein-ubiquinone oxidoreductase → MTHDEILAQFGPREAMEYDVVVVGAGPGGLATAIHLKQLAASHGKDISVVVLEKGSEPGAHILSGAIMDPRALYELLPDWEEQGAPLNQPVTQDTFLMLSETGAYRTPNFLLPKNFHNEGNYIVSLGNVVRWLAQQAEALGVEIFPGFPAAEVLYTDDGKVRGVATGNMGIGKDGEPTENFQLGMELHAKYTIFAEGARGHLGRQLITRYKLDAGKDPQSYGIGIKELWEIDPARHEPGLAVHTAGWPLPADTYGGSFLYHAENNQVIVGFVVGLDYQNPHLSPFEEFQRFKTHPNIRWYFEGQDKGLKAPKRLSYGARAITAGGLLSLPKTVFPGGALVGDDAGYLNASRIKGSHAAIKTGMLAAEAAYDAVMAGRQHDELAAYPASFEKSWLYRELNKARNFKQWFKKGLTVGTLMTGIEQYVLRGHIPWTVHRHQADHERLKKAAQCKKIAYPKPDGQLTFDRLSSVFVSNTNHEENQPAHLTLKNAAVPTEINLPEYAGPEARYCPAGVYEFVEGENGKPRLQINAQNCVHCKTCDIKDPTQNIVWVTPEGGGGPNYVGM, encoded by the coding sequence ATGACGCACGACGAAATCCTCGCCCAGTTCGGCCCCCGTGAAGCCATGGAATACGACGTGGTTGTGGTGGGCGCCGGCCCGGGCGGGCTGGCGACTGCCATCCACCTCAAGCAACTGGCGGCCTCGCACGGCAAGGACATTTCGGTGGTGGTGCTCGAGAAGGGCTCCGAGCCCGGAGCCCACATCCTGTCGGGCGCGATCATGGACCCGCGTGCGCTCTACGAGCTGCTGCCCGACTGGGAGGAGCAAGGCGCCCCGCTCAACCAGCCGGTGACGCAGGACACCTTCCTGATGCTCAGCGAGACCGGCGCCTACCGCACGCCCAACTTCCTGCTGCCCAAGAACTTCCACAACGAGGGCAACTACATCGTCAGCCTGGGCAACGTGGTGCGCTGGCTCGCGCAGCAGGCGGAGGCGCTGGGCGTCGAGATCTTCCCGGGCTTCCCTGCGGCCGAGGTGCTCTACACCGACGACGGCAAGGTGCGCGGCGTGGCCACCGGCAACATGGGGATCGGCAAGGACGGCGAGCCGACCGAGAACTTCCAGCTCGGCATGGAGCTGCATGCCAAGTACACGATCTTCGCCGAGGGCGCACGCGGCCACCTGGGCCGCCAGTTGATCACCAGGTACAAGCTCGACGCCGGCAAGGACCCGCAGAGCTACGGCATCGGCATCAAGGAGCTGTGGGAAATCGACCCAGCCCGCCACGAGCCCGGCCTGGCCGTGCACACCGCGGGCTGGCCGCTGCCGGCCGACACCTACGGCGGCTCTTTCCTGTACCACGCCGAGAACAACCAGGTGATCGTGGGCTTCGTGGTCGGCCTCGACTACCAGAACCCGCACCTGAGCCCCTTCGAGGAGTTCCAGCGCTTCAAGACGCACCCGAACATCCGCTGGTACTTCGAGGGCCAGGACAAGGGACTGAAGGCGCCCAAGCGCCTGAGCTACGGCGCCCGTGCCATCACCGCGGGCGGCCTGCTCTCGCTGCCCAAGACGGTGTTCCCGGGCGGCGCGCTGGTGGGCGACGACGCCGGCTACCTGAACGCGAGCCGCATCAAGGGCAGCCATGCCGCCATCAAGACCGGCATGCTCGCGGCCGAGGCCGCCTACGACGCGGTGATGGCCGGGCGGCAGCACGACGAGCTCGCGGCCTACCCCGCCTCGTTCGAGAAGAGCTGGCTGTACCGGGAGTTGAACAAGGCGCGCAACTTCAAGCAGTGGTTCAAGAAGGGACTGACGGTGGGCACGCTGATGACCGGCATCGAGCAGTACGTCCTGCGCGGCCACATCCCCTGGACGGTGCACCGCCACCAGGCCGACCACGAGCGCCTGAAGAAGGCCGCACAGTGCAAGAAGATCGCCTACCCGAAGCCGGACGGCCAGCTCACCTTCGACCGGCTCTCCTCGGTGTTCGTCAGCAACACCAACCACGAGGAAAACCAGCCCGCGCACCTGACGCTCAAGAACGCCGCGGTGCCTACCGAGATCAACCTGCCCGAGTACGCCGGCCCCGAGGCCCGCTACTGCCCCGCCGGTGTCTACGAGTTCGTCGAAGGCGAGAACGGCAAGCCGCGCCTGCAGATCAACGCGCAGAACTGCGTGCACTGCAAGACCTGCGACATCAAGGACCCGACGCAGAACATCGTGTGGGTCACGCCGGAAGGCGGCGGCGGGCCGAACTACGTGGGGATGTAG